In Mycteria americana isolate JAX WOST 10 ecotype Jacksonville Zoo and Gardens chromosome 5, USCA_MyAme_1.0, whole genome shotgun sequence, one DNA window encodes the following:
- the KCNA4 gene encoding potassium voltage-gated channel subfamily A member 4 — translation MEVAMVSADSSGCNSHMPYGYAVQARARERERLAHSRAAAAAAVAAATAAVEGGATGGGGPYHHYHQEQSRGASSSHGGNASRSSVPHRQSGKRRKKGKKRSHHLGSRECGASFPCSELLPLSGSEERILKDLSEEEEEDEDEDEDDEEEGKLYYSDDYGEDEFSYSDQPPDDGGGPGGYSSVRYSEYECCERVVINVSGLRFETQLKTLAQFPETLLGDPAKRGRYFDPLRNEYFFDRNRPSFDAILYYYQSGGRLKRPVNVPFDIFTEEVKFYQLGEEAMLKFREDEGFVKEEEDKALPENEFKRQVWLLFEYPESSSPARGIAIVSVLVILISIVIFCLETLPEFRDDKEFIMSLSLGKGLSNESLHLDAGEHTIFNDPFFIVETVCIIWFSFEFTVRCFACPSKAHFFKNIMNIIDIVSILPYFITLGTDLAQEQGSNGQQAMSFAILRIIRLVRVFRIFKLSRHSKGLQILGHTLRASMRELGLLIFFLFIGVILFSSAVYFAEADEPATHFQSIPDAFWWAVVTMTTVGYGDMKPITVGGKIVGSLCAIAGVLTIALPVPVIVSNFNYFYHRETENEEQTQLMQNAVSCPYLPTNLLKKFRSSSSSSTEDKSEYLEMEEGVKESLCVKEKKSQDTGNSSESEKKNCVNSHSVETDV, via the coding sequence ATGGAGGTTGCGATGGTGAGTGCAGATAGCTCTGGGTGCAACAGCCACATGCCCTATGGATATGCGGTCCAAGCTCGGGCCCGAGAGAGAGAGCGGCTGGCACACTCGAGAGCCGCAGCGGCTGCGGCCgtagcagcagcaacagcagcagtagAAGGTGGGGCAACAGGTGGAGGTGGACCATATCACCACTACCATCAGGAACAGAGTCGAGGTGCATCCTCCTCTCATGGTGGGAATGCGTCACGCAGCAGCGTGCCCCATCGCCAGAGTGGTAAGAGgcggaagaaagggaaaaagaggagccACCACTTGGGAAGCAGGGAGTGTGGGGCCTCCTTCCCCTGttctgagctgctgcctctcagcGGTTCTGAAGAGAGAATACTGAAGGACTtgagtgaggaggaagaggaggatgaagacgAGGATGAAGACgatgaggaagaaggaaagctcTACTACAGTGATGACTATGGGGAGGATGAGTTTTCATACTCGGACCAGCCACCTGATGATGGTGGAGGCCCTGGGGGTTACAGCTCTGTTCGCTACAGTGAGTACGAGTGTTGTGAGCGTGTGGTAATCAACGTGTCAGGACTGCGGTTTGAGACCCAGCTGAAGACATTAGCTCAGTTCCCGGAGACATTGTTGGGTGATCCAGCGAAGCGAGGGAGATACTTTGACCCTCTCAGGAATGAGTACTTCTTTGATAGGAACCGGCCCAGCTTTGATGCCATCCTGTACTACTACCAGAGTGGTGGTCGGCTGAAGAGGCCAGTCAATGTACCCTTTGACATCTTCACCGAGGAGGTGAAATTCTACCAACTTGGGGAGGAGGCCATGCTCAAGTTTAGGGAGGATGAAGGGTTTGTcaaagaggaagaggacaaagcTTTGCCGGAGAATGAATTTAAGAGGCAGGTTTGGCTGCTGTTTGAGTACCCGGAGAGCTCCAGTCCAGCCAGAGGCATTGCCATTGTCTCCGTCTTGGTCATCTTGATCTCCATCGTCATCTTTTGTCTGGAGACTTTGCCAGAGTTCAGAGATGACAAAGAATTCATCATGTCCCTGAGCTTAGGGAAGGGGCTTTCCAATGAGTCACTTCACCTGGATGCTGGGGAGCACACCATCTTCAATGACCCGTTTTTCATTGTAGAGACAGTATGCATCATTTGGTTCTCCTTTGAGTTTACAGTGCGCTGCTTTGCATGTCCAAGCAAAGCACACTTCTTCAAGAACATCATGAACATCATAGACATTGTCTCCATCTTGCCTTATTTCATTACTCTGGGCACTGACTTGGCGCAGGAGCAGGGCAGTAATGGTCAACAGGCCATGTCTTTTGCCATCCTGAGGATCATCCGTCTGGTCAGGGTGTTTCGCATCTTCAAGCTCTCCAGGCACTCCAAGGGTTTGCAGATCCTGGGTCATACACTCAGGGCCAGCATGAGGGAACTCGGCCtcctcatcttttttctttttatcggagtcattttgttttccagtgctgtttaCTTCGCAGAAGCTGATGAGCCTGCCACCCATTTTCAAAGCATCCCAGATGCCTTTTGGTGGGCTGTAGTGACCATGACTACAGTTGGTTATGGGGATATGAAACCCATAACTGTGGGTGGGAAAATAGTTGGGTCCCTGTGTGCCATTGCGGGAGTGTTAACCATTGCTTTACCAGTGCCAGTGATTGTCTCCAATTTTAACTATTTCTACCACAGAGAGACTGAGAATGAAGAACAAACGCAGCTGATGCAAAATGCAGTCAGTTGCCCTTACCTCCCAACAAATTTACTGAAGAAATTTAGAAGCTCATCATCTTCATCCACAGAGGATAAATCAGAATATTTGGAGATGGAAGAAGGAGTTAAAGAATCTCTTtgtgtaaaggagaaaaaaagtcaggaCACGGGGAATAGCAGTGAGTCAGAGAAGAAGAACTGTGTAAATTCACATTCTGTGGAAACTGATGTGTAA